In the Scyliorhinus torazame isolate Kashiwa2021f chromosome 4, sScyTor2.1, whole genome shotgun sequence genome, one interval contains:
- the bag2 gene encoding BAG family molecular chaperone regulator 2: MAQMKVSQAKDSDAGDKFLRSLSMADRSGHLLETLDNLELRVEALREAAASMEQEKETLLELIQSVQNSQDMKHISDGEREELNLTANRLIGRTLTVAVSVETIRNLQQEEALRKATALIDEVVNKVLRDLGSAKNQLAALYNACSSEAPQGPIDQKFQSIIVGCVLEDQKKLKNRLEKLIRNVSNADRSIALLDQKNAKPGKYNHIY; this comes from the exons ATGGCCCAAATGAAGGTCAGTCAGGCCAAAGACAGCGATGCAGGGGACAAGTTCCTCCGCTCTCTGTCTATGGCAGACCGGTCGGGACACTTACTGGAAACACTCGACAACTTGGAGCTGAG GGTAGAGGCTTTGCGAGAAGCAGCAGCTTCAATGGAGCAAGAGAAAGAGACCCTATTGGAGCTGATCCAAAGTGTGCAGAACAGCCAGGACATGAAGCACATTAGTGATG GGGAGCGAGAAGAACTCAATTTAACAGCCAATCGCCTCATTGGCCGAACCCTGACTGTGGCAGTTTCCGTGGAGACGATCCGGAACCTTCAGCAGGAGGAGGCCCTCAGAAAAGCAACAGCGTTGATTGATGAGGTGGTCAACAAGGTCCTGCGGGATTTGGGAAGTGCCAAGAACCAGTTGGCAGCTCTCTACAATGCCTGCTCCTCCGAGGCACCTCAGGGCCCAATTGACCAGAAATTTCAATCCATTATCGTAGGCTGTGTTTTGGAAGATCAGAAGAAACTCAAAAACAGACTAGAAAAGCTGATTAGAAATGTCTCCAATGCTGACAGATCAATCGCCCTCTTGGACCAGAAGAATGCAAAGCCTGGCAAATACAATCATATCTACTGA